In the genome of Haemophilus pittmaniae, one region contains:
- a CDS encoding chloride channel protein: MFRYCYLRLRHFFRRKIRQTGRLSHKSIEFGCLMIGSALVALVSFGFAKLADLGLEFNHYWSQRYPLAVWFVLPCGLALLTWFTAKYTPFVGGSGIPQVIASIEVAHGANKSKLLRLGQTLWKIPLTFLAMVIGASVGREGPSVQVGAAVMLAWSELCRRYQWAFRALTTNELIATGAAGGLAAAFNAPLAGVIFAIEELGRGTLLRWERRVLIGVLAAGFILVAIQGNSPYFPKYQGITDIPNICLWLLVCGVLCGVLGGLFARLLAKGVAGTAPLFCRPFIRRHPVIVALILGLCLAALGSYSQGQTYGTGYQVVANALEGQLSDPSVGVLKLAATVFTYWNGVAGGIFTPSLTTGAGIGVMLWDISGGVIDQRFLVLLCMAAFLAGATQSPVTSGVVVMEMTGAQPVLIWLLISGIIAAIISRQFNPKPFYHFAAGRFRQQLQ; this comes from the coding sequence ATGTTTCGTTATTGTTACCTCCGTCTACGTCATTTTTTCCGTCGAAAAATACGGCAAACTGGGCGGTTATCCCATAAATCTATAGAGTTCGGCTGTTTAATGATCGGCAGCGCATTAGTGGCCTTAGTATCCTTCGGATTTGCCAAATTGGCGGATCTCGGCCTAGAATTCAATCATTACTGGAGTCAACGCTATCCACTCGCCGTTTGGTTTGTATTGCCTTGCGGATTAGCCTTGCTCACTTGGTTTACTGCCAAATATACGCCCTTTGTAGGCGGTAGTGGTATTCCACAAGTCATTGCCTCTATTGAAGTTGCCCATGGCGCCAACAAAAGCAAATTGCTCCGCTTAGGGCAAACCCTCTGGAAAATTCCGCTTACCTTTTTAGCCATGGTCATTGGCGCATCGGTTGGCCGTGAAGGTCCTTCCGTACAAGTCGGGGCTGCAGTCATGCTGGCTTGGAGTGAATTATGTCGGCGCTATCAATGGGCCTTCCGCGCCCTCACCACCAATGAATTAATCGCTACCGGTGCTGCCGGTGGCCTAGCTGCCGCATTTAATGCACCGTTGGCCGGAGTGATTTTTGCGATTGAAGAATTAGGTCGAGGTACCCTACTACGCTGGGAACGTAGAGTATTAATCGGAGTACTGGCCGCCGGTTTCATTTTAGTCGCCATTCAAGGCAATAGCCCTTATTTCCCAAAATACCAAGGTATTACCGATATTCCTAATATATGTTTATGGCTATTGGTCTGTGGTGTACTATGTGGCGTGCTCGGCGGGCTGTTTGCCCGGTTATTGGCCAAGGGCGTGGCTGGTACCGCGCCATTATTTTGCCGTCCTTTTATTCGCCGTCATCCGGTTATTGTGGCACTCATTCTTGGTTTATGTCTGGCTGCCCTCGGTAGTTATAGTCAAGGGCAAACCTATGGTACCGGTTATCAAGTGGTGGCCAATGCGTTAGAAGGGCAATTGTCCGATCCTTCGGTGGGCGTATTAAAATTAGCGGCAACCGTCTTTACCTATTGGAATGGTGTCGCCGGCGGTATTTTCACGCCCTCCCTCACCACCGGCGCAGGTATCGGTGTCATGCTATGGGATATCAGCGGTGGCGTTATCGATCAACGCTTTTTAGTATTGCTTTGCATGGCTGCATTCTTGGCTGGCGCGACACAATCTCCGGTGACTTCCGGCGTGGTAGTAATGGAGATGACCGGCGCCCAACCGGTACTGATTTGGTTATTGATTTCAGGCATTATTGCCGCCATAATCTCCCGCCAATTTAATCCAAAACCGTTTTATCATTTCGCAGCGGGGCGTTTTCGCCAACAGCTGCAATAA
- a CDS encoding cysteine ABC transporter substrate-binding protein yields the protein MHKTFKKFAALLATLTLTLGLTACNDKETAKDNQTSTIAQLKQADKVRIGVFSDKPPFGFVDAQGKSQGFDVEIGKAIAKDLLGDESKAEFILVDAANRAEYLVSNKVDIILANFTVTPARQEVVDFANPYMKVALGVVSKDGSVITDLAQLKDKTLIVDKGTTADIYFSKKYPDVKLLKFEQNTETFEALRDGRGDALSNDNTFLFAWAKQNPGYTVGVKNFGDQDVIAPAVKKGDSELLNWLNEEIVKLSKDGFLKQAYQKTLAPVYGDSVSESDILVEYK from the coding sequence ATGCACAAAACATTTAAGAAATTTGCCGCCTTATTGGCCACTTTGACATTGACGCTGGGACTCACCGCCTGCAATGACAAAGAAACCGCCAAGGACAATCAAACCTCTACTATCGCGCAATTAAAACAAGCCGATAAAGTACGTATTGGTGTATTCAGCGATAAACCACCATTTGGTTTCGTGGATGCCCAAGGAAAAAGCCAAGGCTTTGATGTGGAAATTGGTAAAGCCATTGCCAAAGACCTATTGGGGGATGAAAGCAAAGCCGAATTTATTTTAGTAGATGCAGCGAATCGTGCAGAATATTTGGTTTCAAACAAAGTCGATATTATTCTAGCCAACTTCACCGTTACACCAGCCCGTCAGGAAGTCGTTGATTTCGCCAATCCGTATATGAAAGTAGCTTTAGGTGTGGTATCCAAAGATGGCAGCGTAATTACCGATTTAGCCCAATTAAAAGATAAAACCCTCATCGTTGATAAAGGTACTACTGCCGATATTTATTTCAGTAAAAAATATCCTGACGTGAAGTTATTAAAATTTGAACAAAACACCGAAACCTTTGAAGCTTTGCGTGACGGCCGTGGTGATGCACTTTCCAATGACAATACGTTCCTGTTTGCTTGGGCTAAACAAAATCCGGGATACACCGTTGGGGTAAAAAACTTCGGTGATCAAGATGTAATCGCGCCGGCAGTGAAAAAAGGTGATAGCGAATTATTAAACTGGTTAAACGAAGAAATCGTTAAACTCTCTAAGGACGGTTTCCTCAAACAGGCTTACCAAAAAACCTTAGCACCGGTTTATGGTGACTCCGTTTCCGAAAGCGATATTTTGGTTGAATATAAATAA
- a CDS encoding amino acid ABC transporter ATP-binding protein, producing the protein MALLEVKNLVKNYGDVEALKGINLKVEKGEVVVILGPSGCGKSTFLRCLNGLENIKSGQLQLQGVGELGKDISWVKARQRIGMVFQSYELFAHLSVIDNILLGPLKVQKRQRAEAEQQADELLKRVGLFDRKNAYPRELSGGQKQRIAIVRSLCMNPEIILFDEVTAALDPEMVREVLDVILGLARDGMTMLIVTHEMGFARQVANRIVFMDKGQIIEQSKPEDFFTNPTTDRAKTFLNILNYEPRGTNYAQNI; encoded by the coding sequence ATGGCATTGTTAGAAGTTAAAAATTTAGTCAAAAACTACGGCGACGTAGAAGCCTTAAAGGGCATTAATTTAAAGGTAGAAAAAGGTGAAGTCGTTGTGATTTTAGGACCTTCCGGCTGTGGTAAAAGTACCTTTTTACGTTGTCTTAACGGCCTTGAAAACATTAAAAGCGGCCAATTGCAGCTACAAGGTGTCGGTGAATTAGGTAAGGACATTTCTTGGGTAAAAGCCCGTCAACGGATCGGGATGGTATTCCAGAGCTATGAATTATTCGCCCACCTCTCGGTCATTGACAATATTTTATTAGGACCGTTAAAAGTTCAAAAACGACAACGTGCCGAAGCGGAACAACAGGCCGATGAATTACTCAAACGGGTTGGCCTATTTGACCGCAAAAACGCCTATCCACGAGAACTTTCCGGTGGCCAAAAGCAACGCATCGCTATTGTTCGTTCATTGTGTATGAATCCGGAAATTATTTTATTTGATGAAGTCACTGCCGCCCTAGATCCAGAAATGGTTCGAGAAGTGCTGGATGTGATTTTAGGCTTAGCCCGTGATGGCATGACCATGCTGATAGTCACCCATGAAATGGGGTTCGCCCGGCAAGTGGCTAATCGCATCGTTTTTATGGACAAAGGGCAAATTATCGAACAATCCAAACCGGAGGATTTCTTCACCAATCCAACAACGGATCGGGCAAAAACCTTCCTAAACATTCTCAACTATGAACCGCGAGGAACAAACTATGCACAAAACATTTAA
- a CDS encoding amino acid ABC transporter permease: MGLDLLLQGSNLERLLGGLGVTAQIAFVSVFFACIFGVILGVIMTAQNPLLRALCRFYLECVRIIPLLALLFIAYFGLAKWFGIHLDGVTVCIVVFIFWGTAEMGDLVRGALTSIEKHQVESAYALGLTPLQTFIYILLPQSLKRVTPSAINLFTRMVKTSSLAMLIGVVEVIKVGQQIIEHSLFSNQSAALWIYGVIFCLYFMICYPLSLFSKYLENRWEN, translated from the coding sequence ATGGGGCTTGATTTACTGTTGCAGGGCAGCAACTTGGAACGTCTGTTGGGCGGCCTTGGGGTAACCGCACAGATTGCTTTTGTGTCAGTATTCTTTGCCTGTATTTTTGGGGTGATTTTAGGCGTCATTATGACCGCCCAAAATCCATTATTACGAGCCCTTTGTCGGTTTTATTTGGAATGCGTCCGCATCATTCCGCTCTTGGCGTTATTGTTTATTGCCTATTTCGGTTTGGCTAAATGGTTTGGCATCCATTTAGACGGAGTGACCGTTTGTATCGTTGTGTTTATTTTTTGGGGCACCGCCGAAATGGGAGATTTAGTGCGTGGCGCGCTGACTTCAATTGAGAAACATCAAGTGGAATCTGCTTATGCTCTCGGCTTAACACCATTACAAACCTTCATTTACATTTTGTTGCCACAAAGCCTGAAACGGGTAACACCAAGCGCAATCAATCTGTTTACCCGCATGGTGAAAACCAGTTCATTAGCAATGCTTATCGGGGTGGTAGAAGTGATTAAGGTTGGGCAACAAATCATTGAACATTCGCTGTTTAGTAACCAATCGGCAGCACTGTGGATTTATGGTGTCATTTTCTGTTTGTATTTTATGATTTGTTATCCGTTATCGCTGTTTTCCAAATATCTGGAAAATCGTTGGGAAAATTAA
- a CDS encoding amino acid ABC transporter permease: MNWDYILTVLPKFGYATLMTLHLAFWGILLSLIIGVLCALVTTYKVKYLKVFVQGYIELSRNTPLLIQVFFLYFGLSKIGIKMDGFTCGVIGLAFLGGSYMAEAIRGGLEAVSRGQVESALSIGLTPWQAFRYVIFPQAFAIATPAIGANCLFLMKETSVISAVAVAELMFIAKEVIGLDYKTNEALFLLVVFYLIILLPVSIGISYVERRTRRAKYGA; encoded by the coding sequence ATGAATTGGGACTATATTTTAACCGTGCTGCCAAAATTTGGCTATGCCACGCTGATGACTCTGCACTTAGCCTTTTGGGGCATTCTACTGTCATTAATTATCGGCGTGCTATGTGCTTTGGTTACAACCTATAAGGTCAAATATCTGAAGGTATTCGTACAGGGATATATTGAACTATCGCGCAATACGCCATTATTGATTCAAGTATTTTTTCTCTATTTTGGGCTCTCGAAAATCGGCATCAAAATGGATGGTTTTACCTGTGGTGTGATCGGGCTTGCCTTTTTGGGTGGTAGCTATATGGCAGAAGCGATACGTGGTGGCTTAGAGGCTGTCTCACGAGGCCAAGTGGAATCAGCCTTAAGCATTGGTCTAACGCCATGGCAGGCCTTTCGTTATGTGATTTTCCCACAAGCCTTTGCCATTGCCACACCGGCAATCGGGGCCAACTGTTTGTTTTTAATGAAAGAAACTTCTGTGATCAGCGCCGTAGCCGTGGCTGAATTAATGTTTATCGCCAAGGAAGTAATTGGCTTGGATTACAAAACCAACGAAGCCTTATTTCTGTTAGTGGTGTTTTATTTAATTATTTTATTACCGGTTTCCATTGGCATCAGCTATGTGGAACGCCGTACTCGGAGAGCAAAATATGGGGCTTGA